From Rutidosis leptorrhynchoides isolate AG116_Rl617_1_P2 chromosome 3, CSIRO_AGI_Rlap_v1, whole genome shotgun sequence, a single genomic window includes:
- the LOC139898694 gene encoding uncharacterized protein: MAERGGERGGFGRGFGDRGSRGGRGGDRGRGRRRGPRRDADEEKWVPVTKLGRLVKDGKISKLEEIYLHSLPIKEHQIIDQILPSLKDEVMKIMPVQKQTRAGQRTRFKAFVVVGDSNGHVGLGVKCSKEVATAIRGAIILAKLSVIPVRRGYWGNKIGKVHTVPTKVTGKCGSVTVRLVPAPRGAGIVAARVPKKVLQFAGIDDVFTSSRGSTKTLGNFVKATFDCLLKTYGFLTPDFWRETRFSRSPFQEYTDMLAKPTTKAITYLEEATDIPA; this comes from the exons ATGGCAGAAAGAGGCGGAGAACGCGGTGGATTCGGTAGAGGTTTCGGTGACCGCGGCAGTCGCGGTGGTCGAGGTGGAGACCGCGGCCGTGGCCGCCGTCGTGGCCCTCGCCGTGACGCCGACGAAGAGAAATGGGTTCCGGTGACCAAACTAGGTCGTCTCGTAAAAGACGGCAAGATCTCGAAGCTCGAAGAGATCTACCTTCACTCACTCCCAATCAAAGAGCATCAAATCATCGATCAGATCCTTCCGTCGTTGAAAGATGAAGTGATGAAGATTATGCCGGTGCAGAAACAGACACGTGCCGGTCAGAGGACTAGGTTTAAGGCGTTTGTGGTGGTTGGTGATAGTAATGGACACGTAGGATTAGGTGTGAAATGTTCAAAGGAAGTTGCTACTGCTATTAGAGGTGCTATAATTTTGGCGAAATTGTCGGTTATTCCGGTTAGGAGAGGGTATTGGGGGAATAAGATTGGGAAAGTGCATACAGTTCCGACGAAGGTGACCGGAAAATGTGGTTCGGTGACGGTGAGATTGGTTCCGGCGCCACGTGGAGCTGGTATTGTTGCTGCTAGGGTTCCGAAAAAGGTGCTGCAGTTTGCTGGAATTGATGACGTGTTTACATCTTCTCGTGGATCTACTAAAACTCTTGGAAACTTCGTCAAG GCTACTTTTGACTGTCTGCTCAAGACTTACGGTTTCTTGACTCCTGATTTCTGGAGAGAGACAAGGTTCTCAAGATCCCCATTCCAAGAGTACACCGACATGCTTGCCAAGCCTACCACAAAGGCAATAACTTATCTTGAAGAGGCTACTGATATTCCTGCTTAA